In the Acidobacteriota bacterium genome, CCACGGCGAGGCGGTCGGCTACGGGATGCTGGCGGCGTTGTCGCTCGGCGCCGCGCGCGGCGTGACCCCGCCCGACCTGTACGACGAAGTTCTGGACCTGATCACCCACCTGGGGCCGCTGCCACCGGTGTCGGACATCTCGTCGAAAGAAGCGCTGGCGGCGATGGGCCGCGACAAGAAGGTGGTGGCCGGCACGCTGCACTTCGTGGCGGCCACCGGACGCGGCGAGACGACGACGCTGACCGACGTGACTGCCAAGGAGTTGAAGGCTGCTCTGAAGAAGCTGGGGCTGCGGAGCTAACCTAGAGCTTGAGCTCGCGCATCTTCGCTTCGAGCGCCTTGTAGTTGATTTGAAGCAAGTCGGCCGCGCGGCCGCGGTCGCCGCCGGCCTCGAACAGCGCCTGCTGGACCTTGCGGCGTTCCACCTCGCCCACCGCCCTCGCGGTGGCCTCGGCGAGGCTGCCGTGCAGGTCGACGCGCTCCCACGGGTCGCTTGACGAGCCGCTTCTCGGCACCGGTGACAGGCTCAAGTGACGCGGCAGCAGGGTGTCGCCGTCGGCCAGAATCACCGCCCGCTCGAGGGCGTTCTGCAACTCGCGGATGTTACCGGGCCAATCGTGCGCCATCAAAGTGGCCACGGCCTCGGGCGACAGCGTGATCTTCCTGCCGACGTCCTTCGCCACCCGTTCGACGAAGTGGTGCGCCAGCTTGGGGATGTCTTCAAGCCGTTCGCGCAGGGCCGGAACCTCCACCGGGAACACCGACAGGCGGAAGTAGAGGTCTTCGCGGAACTGGCGCGCGGCTACGGCTTCGCGCAGCCGGCGGTTGGTGGCGGCCACAATGCGGACATCGAGCTGGATCGAGGCGCCGCCGCCCAGCCGTTCGATCTTGTGGGTTTCGATCGCGCGCAGCATCTTCGCCTGCACGGTCATGGGCATCTCGCCAATCTCGTCCAGGAACAACGTGCCCCGCTGCGCCATCTCGAAGCGACCCAGCTTGCGCTGGTTGGCGCCGGTGAAGGCGCCGCGTTCGTAGCCAAACAGCTCGGCCTCGAGCAAGGTGTCGGGAATGGCGGCGCAGTTGATGGCGACGAACGGGCCCTGGGCGCGGGGACTGCGGTTATGTAGCGCGCGGGCGCAGAGCTCCTTGCCGGTGCCGCTCTCCCCTTCCAGCAAGACCGTGGTGTCGCTGGCGGCCGCCCGATCGATGGCGGTCATGGCCTGGCGCAAGGCCGGCGAGTCGCCAATGATGTGGGGCCCGCCGCGACGCGCCGCCGCTTCTTCCTTGAGCAGCCGATACTCGCTCAGCAGGCGGCTCTGCGCCAAGGCGCGGTCCACCAGCAGCAACAGGTGATCGGGATCGACCGGCTTGGCGAGAAAGTCGAGCGCCCCCTGCTTCATGGCGGCGACCGCGTCCTGGATGCTGCCATGCGCGGTCATCACGATTACGGGCATCTCGGGGTCGGCTTCACGGGCGGCGCGCAACACGCCGAGCCCGTCGCCGCTCGGCAGGCGCAGATCGGACAGCACGATGGCGGGTTGAGAGAGGCGAAGGGCGGCGATCGCTTCCGGCTCGTCGCGGGCCTCGATCACAGCGTAGCCCTGCGCCTCGAGCGCCAGGCGCAGCATGGCCCGCAGTGAGTCCTTGTCTTCGACGAGGAGGATCGACGCCGCCGGTGCCGTGCGCGCGCTCACGCGCCGGGTCGCAACCAGCCGGACGGCACGCCGGCCCGGCGGGCCTCATCTTCGATCGCGGCGATCTCCTTCTGTTGCTTCTCGATCTCCGCGCGAACCCGATCCAGTTCGGCCAGCGCCGACTTGCGGTCGGTTTCAATCACGGCGCGCTGCGCCGGGTCGTCACGGTTCACGAAATCGGTGGTCAGGGCGTTAATGCGGCTCTGCAGCGCCTCGGCAAACATGCGCGAGCGATCGAGCGCGGTGCGCGCGGTGGTGATCCGGCCGCTCCAAAATTCCTGGTCGCCGGTCGGGGCCGCCGGCGCGGAGCCGGTCCCGCCGGGCAGGTTGACGACGGCTGCGCCTGGCGTGACGTTGCCCGGGGTCTCTGGCGTCGCGGGCGTGGCCGGGGTGGGCGGCAGGGGGCGAACCGTCCCGTGGTCAGGCTTCAGGTCGTTGTTGGTGTAGACCTTGGCGGGCTTGCGAACACCCTTGCGGCGCTCCTCCTCCGCCTTGGCCACGTCGACCAGCGTCGGCGACGACGGCTGCTGCGCCGATCCCGATTGGGCCGCTTCTGCCACGACCGGCCCGATCAGGACGCTGAGGGTCAGAATGGCAATCACGCGCTTCATATGCGTTTGTTATCGGCCGGAAGGCCGATTTCCCCCTGCCGTGATCGTACGCCTCGCGCGCTGGCGGGTCAAGGAACCAGCTGGCGCACTTCCTGCCACGATTGCACACGAATACCGGGCTGGCAGATCTCCTCGTCGGCGATGCCAAAACACACGCGGGCCAGCTCAGCCTCAATGGCCTGGCGTCCGCCCATGGGACCGTACGCCACCGCCCGCGCGCGCAGCACGCCGCGACCCTCGAGATCGCCATCGGTTTCAGGATCACCATCCACCTCGGCCGAGTCGTCCGCGATCCACACAGCGAGAAAACACGGGACCGGCCGTGCCACCGCGGCGAGGTTTTCGAACGCGCCGTACGCATAGAGACGCCACCGCGGGTTGTTGACGCCCCACGGGCGCTCGTCAGAGTTCGCATTCATGTGCCCCGACGTGCACGCGGTGGTCTTGCCGCAGTTGAGCATGTTGGTTTCGGCGGTGAGGTTGACGGCGCCGCCGCCGGGAATGGCGCGCACGCCGGTAGGGCTGCCGTCCGAGAACGTCGCCTGCTCCGCGCCCTGGAGCACGGCCGGCCAATCGGCGCGCGCGAGTTCATGTGCGGCCAGCTCAATGCCCGCCTCGGCCGCGTGCATCAGTCCGACGGCTGCCTTGACGTTGCCGGTGGCCAGGCGATCCATGAACACGACGATGGCGAGGCCAAGGCCCACGGCGGAGAGGAAGCTCGTGAGCAGCAACGCGAGAATGAGCGCGATGCCGCGCTGGGCGCTGGCGCTCATGACGGGTTCCTCAACGCCACCGCGAGGCGGCTGGTGCGAGCGGGTACGGCCCGTCGCGGCAACGAGGTCCGCGCGCCGACACGGACCATGACGTCAACGCGCGTCAACTGGCTGGCTCGATACGAGCCGGCCAGTTTCAACTCGGTGACGAAATCGACCACTGGCTGAATGGCGCCAGCGGCCGTTTGCCTCACCAGGCTCGACGAACCGTCCGGCTGCTCGTCCAGGTAGTAGGTGTGGGCCGACACGGCGAACAGCGCCGAGCCGGTTGGATAGGCCCGATCGAGCGCGCGCGAGGCCGTGATCGAATTGGCGCCCTTGTTGACCGAGGCAATGGTGAAGACGTCGAACCGGCCTTCGAGATCAACGATCGCGGCCGCCATCCCCGTGGTGAAGCCGCACACGTCACCGGCCGAGGGGCACGGCGCGCCCGGCCGAAGGACGAGCGCACCGGACGGCGTGGCTTGATCGGCCGCCAGCACACCGCGTCCAAACCCGGAGAGCGCAATCACCTGGAGCGCGTGGAACCGTTCCTCGGCCTCATCGGGATCGAGCAGTGCCACGGCCGGCGCGGCCGGTCCGGCCAGGCCGTCGGCGTCGGTGGCCCTGATGAAGGCGGCCGACCGAAGCGAGCGGGCGAGGACATCGGCAACAGTTCGTTGGCGCTGCTGCAGGTCCAGTATCTCGGGGGTGGCGTGGAACAGCGCCCGTGCCGGCGGCGCCGCCGCAGCGATCGCGCCCGACAGCAACGCGCACACCGTCAGCGCCACCAGCAGTTCAAGCAGCGAAAACCCGCCCGACCTCATGGCTGCCTCGTCCGAACCGTGGCCAGGCAGACCTGGGCGGCCCGCGGCGCAAGTCCATCGGCCGGGTATGAGAAGAGGCACACTTCGATCGCCAGCGCTTCCGGCGCGTAGGTATCGATCGGCGTGATCCGCCAGCGCCGGGTCCACACCGCGCCGTGTCCATCACGCTCGATGTCCACGACTGCTCCATCGGCGCTGAGGTAATCCACGAAGCCGTCGGTGTCGTCGCCAAGGCTGCCGGCGTTGAACACCGCTAGCGCCGGGTCGGTGATGGCCTCACCGAGCGGCCCATAGCCAAGGGCCAGCGCCCGCAGCCATTCGATCTTGTCTTGTGCCGCGGTCAGGACGGCGCCCTGAGCGCCAGCGTCTCTGGCGGATCGCGCGGTCAGCGCGAAGAGTTGCGCGAGGCCAGTGAGCGCCGTGACCAGGACACCGGTCGCGACCACCGTCTCGAGCAACGTGAAGCCGTCGTTCGACGAGCGAGTGAGCGTCTGCATGCCGAGGGATAGTGCAATCGGCCTGCCCGCTCGCGGATCGAGCGTTCGGTGAGGTTACTGGCGGAATTCACCTGGCCGTCCCTGGCACGAGAAGCCGACGCGATCAGTTACTGCGTACGACGTCGACCTTCCCCGTTGCAGATCCTGCTGCGGTGTGGGACGCTTCCCCACGAGCCGCGCGAGCGGCGAGTCTTACGATGGCCGCGGGAGCGGCCGAGCCCGACGAGCGGCGGAGCCGCGAGCCCCACGCGCGACGCGCGCCCTCAGGCCTGCCCTTCATGAATCGGCAGCCGCACCCGGAACCGCGCGCCACCGGCGGCACTGCTGCCGGCGATCACCACGCCGTTGTGCGACACGATCACCTTCTGCACGATGGCGAGGCCCAACCCGGTGCCGGCGGCCTTGGTCGTGGCAAATGGCTGGAACAAGCGGCTGAGGGCCGCGGGCGACAGCCCGGGACCGTTGTCGTCCACGGTCACGTAGACGTCGCTGCCGATCACCTCGCCACAGACGCTGATCGCGGTCTGCCCGGCCGTACAGGCTTCCAGACTGTTCCGCAGCAGATTGCTGAACGCCTGCCGCAACAGCACATCGTCTCCGTTGACGATGGCGAAGTCGCCTTTGCAGACGGTGACGGCCGCGGCGCCCGGCAGGTCGTCGATCGCGCGCGTCACGATCGCGCCGAGGTCCACCGGCGCCATGGCGAACTGCTCGGGCTTGGCGAAGCGCAGAAAGTTGGTGACGACCTCGCCGAGCGCGGTGGTCTCGGCGCGGATGCCCTCCACGTAGGTGCGCGCCGGCTCAGGCAGCGCAGCCGGATCGAGCAGGCGGCCATACCCATGGATGGTGGCCAACCCGTTGCGGAACTCGTGCGCCAGGCCCGCGGTCAGCTCGCCCAGCCGCGCCAGCGCCTCTTTCAGCCGCAGCCGCTCCTCGAGCTCGACCACGGCGGTGAGGTCGGTGAAGAGGCAGACCACGGCCTGCATGGCGCCGTCGGCGCCGGTGATGGGAGACACGGTCACACCGAGGTGTGACGTGCGGGCGCCGTCCTGGAGCGTGACGGTCCGGCGCACGATCGGCGTGGTGGTACGCAGCGCCTCGTCGATCACGCCGGCCAGCGCCGGCACCCGGCTCAGCACCTCGGCCACCGGGCCAGTGCCGGCGGTGGCGTCGAGGCCGAGGATGCGCCGGGCCGCGGGGTTCATGGTCTGCAGCACGCCGTCGCGATCGACCACCACCATGCCCGACGTCAGTCCCTCGACAATCTGGCTGGCCAGCCGCTCCGACGCCTCGGCCCGCGCCGCCATCTGGCGCTCCTGCGCCTTCAGCTTGGTCACGGCTTCTTGCAGCGCCACCGACAACAGCACGGTCTCGCCGCGATCGGTCCGGCGCGCCCGCCGGCGGCCGCTGGCGGCACGCACGACCATGACCACGGTCACAATCAGCAGGAACGCCACCATGAGCGCAAGGCCAAGCAGCGCCGGTCCGGCGGTGGTCAGTGTTTCCATGGCGGATTAAAAGAAGCCGGCGTACCAGGCGATCAGCGGATCACCCACGAGCATCGCGGCGACCGCGCCGACGGCCAGGAAGGTTCCGAACGGCAACGCCAGCTTCATGCCGCCACGTTGCGCGGCAATCAGCGCCATGCCAATGAGGGCGCCCGAGAACGACGACAACACGAGCGTGACCAGCACGGCCTTCCATCCCAGGAACGCGCCGATCATCGCCAGCATCTTCACGTCACCCATGCCCAGGCCTTCTTCACGCCGCACTGCGTAGTAAGCGGCGGCGATCCCATACAAGACGCCGGCGCCGAGCAGGGTGCCGAGCAGCGCGTCTTGCCAGCCCGGTGGCGCAATGGCGCTGAACATCAGGCCGATCACAATGCCCGGCAGGGTGATCGAGTTGGGCAGAATCTGGTGCTCGAGGTCGATCCCGAAAAGCGCCACGAGGATGGCGACCAGGATCAAGCGGCTGAAC is a window encoding:
- a CDS encoding prepilin-type N-terminal cleavage/methylation domain-containing protein, with the translated sequence MRSGGFSLLELLVALTVCALLSGAIAAAAPPARALFHATPEILDLQQRQRTVADVLARSLRSAAFIRATDADGLAGPAAPAVALLDPDEAEERFHALQVIALSGFGRGVLAADQATPSGALVLRPGAPCPSAGDVCGFTTGMAAAIVDLEGRFDVFTIASVNKGANSITASRALDRAYPTGSALFAVSAHTYYLDEQPDGSSSLVRQTAAGAIQPVVDFVTELKLAGSYRASQLTRVDVMVRVGARTSLPRRAVPARTSRLAVALRNPS
- a CDS encoding ATP-binding protein — protein: METLTTAGPALLGLALMVAFLLIVTVVMVVRAASGRRRARRTDRGETVLLSVALQEAVTKLKAQERQMAARAEASERLASQIVEGLTSGMVVVDRDGVLQTMNPAARRILGLDATAGTGPVAEVLSRVPALAGVIDEALRTTTPIVRRTVTLQDGARTSHLGVTVSPITGADGAMQAVVCLFTDLTAVVELEERLRLKEALARLGELTAGLAHEFRNGLATIHGYGRLLDPAALPEPARTYVEGIRAETTALGEVVTNFLRFAKPEQFAMAPVDLGAIVTRAIDDLPGAAAVTVCKGDFAIVNGDDVLLRQAFSNLLRNSLEACTAGQTAISVCGEVIGSDVYVTVDDNGPGLSPAALSRLFQPFATTKAAGTGLGLAIVQKVIVSHNGVVIAGSSAAGGARFRVRLPIHEGQA
- a CDS encoding prepilin peptidase; protein product: MTAEIQVLILALFMGLCIGSFLNVVIYRLPLGQSLVSPGSRCTKCGYQLRWYDNVPVLSWALLGGRCRQCRTAISIQYPVVEIITGLLFVLVAWLTPVGPLLFSRLILVAILVALFGIDLEHQILPNSITLPGIVIGLMFSAIAPPGWQDALLGTLLGAGVLYGIAAAYYAVRREEGLGMGDVKMLAMIGAFLGWKAVLVTLVLSSFSGALIGMALIAAQRGGMKLALPFGTFLAVGAVAAMLVGDPLIAWYAGFF
- a CDS encoding sigma-54 dependent transcriptional regulator produces the protein MSARTAPAASILLVEDKDSLRAMLRLALEAQGYAVIEARDEPEAIAALRLSQPAIVLSDLRLPSGDGLGVLRAAREADPEMPVIVMTAHGSIQDAVAAMKQGALDFLAKPVDPDHLLLLVDRALAQSRLLSEYRLLKEEAAARRGGPHIIGDSPALRQAMTAIDRAAASDTTVLLEGESGTGKELCARALHNRSPRAQGPFVAINCAAIPDTLLEAELFGYERGAFTGANQRKLGRFEMAQRGTLFLDEIGEMPMTVQAKMLRAIETHKIERLGGGASIQLDVRIVAATNRRLREAVAARQFREDLYFRLSVFPVEVPALRERLEDIPKLAHHFVERVAKDVGRKITLSPEAVATLMAHDWPGNIRELQNALERAVILADGDTLLPRHLSLSPVPRSGSSSDPWERVDLHGSLAEATARAVGEVERRKVQQALFEAGGDRGRAADLLQINYKALEAKMRELKL